A part of Paenibacillus sp. 481 genomic DNA contains:
- a CDS encoding PH domain-containing protein codes for MGFLDGLLGNASEVNINEVNKEFGKLLSSSEQIEKAYQVIRDLFIFTNKRLILVDKQGITGKKTEFLSIPYKSITYFSVETAGSFDLDAELKIWISGSATPIQKKFNKNLNIYSVQGVLADYVLK; via the coding sequence ATGGGATTTCTCGATGGTTTATTAGGAAATGCATCAGAAGTTAATATTAATGAAGTAAATAAGGAATTCGGTAAGCTGCTTTCCAGCTCTGAACAGATTGAAAAAGCGTATCAGGTCATCCGCGACTTATTTATTTTTACAAATAAGCGTTTGATCTTGGTAGATAAACAAGGAATCACAGGTAAAAAGACAGAGTTCCTATCGATTCCATATAAGAGCATTACGTATTTCAGTGTTGAAACGGCGGGAAGCTTTGATTTGGATGCCGAATTGAAAATTTGGATCTCGGGATCTGCAACGCCAATTCAAAAGAAATTCAATAAGAACTTGAACATTTATTCAGTGCAAGGTGTGCTAGCCGATTATGTGTTGAAGTAG
- a CDS encoding phosphotransferase enzyme family protein gives MMNLQTMVIGLKDNAVAKQLIQHWDYDKDSLQFWRASSNFVYQFKQNEHVCFLRFAHEQDRSYEHICAELQFMQYLQANDYPCVTPLPSKQGNLVESLHTSNGTYYAVAFSEADGEQLDIDEMVGLHAVKWGASLATLHELSQIYRPAHEQRGSWQDSLRFVRSILEQHPSEQAARTECDRIAQWLSELPVSSEQYGLIHYDFQQDNIFWAESDTRINAIDFDDSMYHWFGMDIMSATSDLREEDETGELFEAFLQGYRSVRPLDESIVDQFPRFARFANLYGFARVLYSLQDSVISDAPDWYDGLKEHLAELCDEDRVKFEQPWP, from the coding sequence ATGATGAATTTACAAACTATGGTGATCGGCCTCAAAGATAATGCCGTAGCCAAGCAACTTATCCAGCATTGGGATTACGACAAGGACTCGCTGCAATTTTGGCGTGCGAGCTCCAATTTCGTGTATCAATTCAAACAAAATGAACACGTCTGCTTTTTGCGCTTTGCACATGAGCAGGATCGTTCGTATGAACACATTTGTGCAGAACTGCAGTTTATGCAATATTTACAGGCAAACGACTACCCGTGTGTTACTCCGCTGCCATCTAAGCAGGGTAACCTCGTCGAATCGCTGCATACATCGAACGGAACTTACTATGCTGTCGCATTTAGTGAAGCCGATGGTGAGCAGCTCGATATTGATGAAATGGTGGGACTCCACGCTGTAAAGTGGGGCGCATCCTTAGCGACGCTTCATGAGTTATCACAAATCTACCGCCCTGCGCACGAGCAGCGCGGAAGCTGGCAGGACTCCCTGCGATTTGTCCGTTCCATCTTAGAACAGCATCCTTCAGAGCAGGCTGCGCGAACCGAATGCGATCGCATCGCACAGTGGCTATCTGAATTGCCTGTTTCATCAGAGCAATACGGGCTCATTCACTATGATTTTCAACAAGACAATATATTTTGGGCTGAGAGCGACACCCGCATTAACGCTATCGACTTTGATGATTCCATGTACCATTGGTTCGGCATGGACATTATGTCCGCGACGTCAGATTTACGTGAAGAGGACGAGACAGGAGAACTATTTGAAGCCTTTTTGCAGGGCTACCGCTCCGTTCGGCCCTTGGATGAATCGATTGTCGATCAATTTCCGCGCTTTGCACGTTTTGCGAACTTATACGGCTTTGCGAGGGTGCTGTACAGTTTACAGGACAGTGTCATCAGTGATGCGCCTGACTGGTATGACGGCCTAAAGGAACATTTAGCAGAGCTATGTGACGAAGATAGAGTGAAGTTCGAGCAGCCTTGGCCATAA
- a CDS encoding carbohydrate ABC transporter permease — MNVSMKRIVPHLVLIPYVIIVLYPLFFIINASFKNNSEISLNPWGLPQSFSFDNYTNALSNSFIGTYFFNSLYISVISTVATILLATAISYAVTRMKFPRLSKLVYSLLLLSLLIPPASLLIPLYLMIKDMGMYNTPLALLIPYTAFGIPLTVFVVAAFLKSIPQELEEAGIMDGLSTYGILGRIIIPLTLPTLVTVFILNFISHWNEYIMANLFLSSDKLRTLPVAVVAFADQYNMNYGALTAAITISIVPVIIIYAVLQKKIIEGVTAGGVKG, encoded by the coding sequence ATGAATGTATCTATGAAACGTATTGTCCCTCATCTCGTCCTAATTCCTTATGTCATCATTGTCTTATATCCGCTGTTCTTTATTATTAACGCTTCCTTTAAGAACAACTCTGAAATATCCCTGAACCCTTGGGGCTTGCCTCAATCGTTCAGCTTTGATAACTATACGAACGCGTTATCGAATTCTTTTATCGGCACGTACTTTTTTAATAGCTTATACATTAGCGTCATCTCAACTGTAGCTACCATTTTGCTGGCGACAGCTATTTCCTATGCGGTCACCCGTATGAAGTTCCCGCGACTTAGCAAGCTCGTGTACAGCCTATTGCTGCTGTCACTATTGATACCTCCTGCGTCACTGCTCATACCGCTCTATTTAATGATTAAAGATATGGGCATGTACAACACGCCGCTTGCCTTGCTTATTCCTTATACGGCATTTGGTATCCCATTAACCGTGTTCGTTGTTGCCGCCTTCCTTAAATCCATTCCTCAAGAATTGGAAGAGGCGGGCATTATGGACGGCTTGTCGACCTACGGTATTCTCGGTCGCATCATTATTCCACTAACATTGCCAACACTCGTCACCGTATTTATTTTGAACTTTATTAGCCATTGGAACGAGTACATTATGGCTAATTTATTCTTGTCCAGCGACAAGCTGCGCACGTTGCCCGTTGCAGTCGTCGCCTTTGCCGACCAGTACAATATGAACTACGGGGCGCTTACAGCGGCAATTACGATAAGTATCGTGCCGGTTATTATTATTTACGCCGTGTTGCAAAAGAAAATTATTGAGGGTGTAACGGCTGGCGGCGTGAAGGGATAA
- a CDS encoding carbohydrate ABC transporter permease — MNKVHKNYTAYFLFVVPAMLLYITFYLVPLFNSLQYSVTSWNGITQPVYNGLENFQKALDDEKFWIAFKNNIYFVAFSVFIQVPIIVLVSVLVSGVRRFLDFYKVTVFLPSVLSTAAIAIIWQFIYAPDAGLINQLLREIGLESWAKIWLGDKATATLSILITNAWQWTGFYIVLVLAAIFAISKEMLEAGEMDGAVGWRKAWYLTIPLIRPVIIVVMLLSITGAMKALDIVLIMTKGGPFGSSEVMATYMYKQAYQLGDFGYANAIAIIITIFTAILAGIFHLISKRTKEVEH; from the coding sequence ATGAACAAAGTTCATAAAAACTATACGGCGTATTTTTTGTTTGTTGTTCCCGCAATGCTGTTATACATCACATTTTACTTAGTTCCTTTGTTCAACTCGCTGCAATATTCAGTGACCAGTTGGAACGGAATCACTCAGCCTGTCTACAACGGCCTAGAGAACTTTCAGAAGGCACTCGATGACGAGAAGTTCTGGATTGCCTTCAAAAATAATATTTATTTTGTCGCCTTCTCCGTCTTTATACAAGTTCCGATTATTGTGCTTGTATCGGTACTCGTAAGTGGCGTGCGTCGCTTTTTAGACTTTTATAAAGTCACTGTCTTCTTGCCGAGCGTGCTGTCTACGGCAGCGATCGCAATCATCTGGCAGTTCATTTATGCGCCAGACGCGGGCTTGATTAACCAGCTTCTGCGAGAGATTGGCCTTGAATCATGGGCAAAAATATGGCTCGGCGATAAGGCGACGGCGACGTTGTCTATTTTAATTACGAACGCATGGCAGTGGACTGGATTTTATATTGTGCTTGTGTTGGCCGCTATCTTCGCCATTTCGAAAGAAATGCTGGAAGCTGGTGAGATGGACGGCGCTGTAGGCTGGCGCAAAGCGTGGTATTTAACGATTCCGCTCATCCGTCCTGTCATCATCGTTGTTATGCTCCTGTCGATAACAGGTGCAATGAAAGCATTGGACATCGTCCTTATTATGACGAAGGGTGGACCTTTCGGCAGTTCCGAGGTGATGGCCACTTATATGTACAAGCAAGCATACCAGTTAGGTGACTTCGGCTACGCGAATGCAATTGCCATCATCATTACTATATTTACTGCGATATTAGCGGGCATCTTTCATTTGATTAGCAAAAGGACGAAGGAGGTCGAACACTAA
- a CDS encoding extracellular solute-binding protein, with the protein MKKTMTLLLATMILATFALAGCGQKDAATPADNKAAGEAKTPQSETAQKPGEEAFSMTIRHINVRDTAKLTLKILEDVVKKTEQDVAGLKFELDGVEDTVNRDVKLKAEMSAGTQPPIFNLFGGADTKNYAAAGRLLPLNDILKEVGIADSFFDLREFTVDGKVYGLPESGFIEGFFYNKKVFDEAGVQVPKTWDELLKALETFKAKGIIPIALGAGGGDGWSVNMLVNSLIVGFGGPEIQEGFATGKTKWTDPAVIEAFKRLQELQTKGYIDPNALGLKYSQGQANFYTGKAALLFDGSWAINALVGDTSTVKDHAGFFRFPDVGGPGDGYINGGWSNGYGFSAAVKDKELETVKAFIKNFYTIENQKRGLVETSRIPSMKNITNIEGANALVKSVGEAQGAAKGAFPAYDSLVQPKIKVTLESTMQELIGGEITPEKAAERMQQVQEAANSGK; encoded by the coding sequence ATGAAAAAAACGATGACGCTATTGCTCGCTACGATGATTCTGGCTACTTTTGCGCTGGCAGGCTGTGGGCAAAAAGATGCGGCGACACCAGCTGATAACAAAGCTGCTGGCGAGGCAAAAACACCACAATCCGAAACTGCACAGAAGCCTGGAGAAGAAGCTTTCAGTATGACAATCCGTCACATTAACGTTCGTGATACGGCTAAATTAACGCTGAAAATCCTCGAAGATGTCGTGAAAAAGACGGAGCAGGATGTCGCTGGTCTTAAATTTGAATTAGATGGTGTAGAAGATACAGTCAACCGTGACGTGAAGTTGAAAGCGGAGATGTCCGCGGGCACACAGCCACCTATTTTCAACTTGTTCGGCGGTGCCGATACGAAGAACTACGCGGCAGCAGGTCGTTTGCTGCCACTGAATGATATTTTGAAAGAAGTAGGCATTGCCGACTCTTTCTTCGACTTGAGAGAATTTACAGTCGATGGAAAAGTGTATGGTTTGCCAGAGTCGGGCTTTATTGAAGGCTTTTTCTATAACAAAAAGGTGTTCGACGAAGCAGGCGTACAAGTTCCTAAGACATGGGATGAGCTACTCAAAGCGTTGGAAACATTCAAAGCTAAAGGTATCATCCCGATTGCCCTTGGTGCTGGTGGCGGCGATGGCTGGTCGGTCAACATGCTCGTCAACAGCTTAATAGTCGGTTTTGGCGGCCCTGAAATTCAAGAAGGCTTTGCAACAGGCAAGACAAAATGGACTGATCCCGCTGTAATTGAAGCGTTCAAACGACTTCAAGAGCTGCAAACAAAAGGCTACATTGATCCGAACGCACTCGGTTTGAAATATTCGCAAGGCCAAGCAAACTTCTATACGGGCAAAGCAGCGTTGTTGTTCGACGGAAGCTGGGCCATTAATGCTCTCGTAGGCGACACATCTACGGTTAAAGATCATGCAGGCTTCTTCCGCTTCCCAGACGTAGGCGGCCCTGGAGATGGCTACATAAACGGCGGCTGGTCGAACGGTTACGGCTTCTCGGCTGCGGTCAAAGATAAAGAGCTTGAAACGGTTAAAGCATTCATTAAAAATTTCTACACGATCGAAAACCAGAAGCGTGGTCTTGTTGAAACGAGCCGTATTCCTTCGATGAAAAATATTACGAACATTGAAGGCGCAAATGCGCTTGTTAAATCCGTTGGTGAAGCACAAGGGGCAGCTAAAGGAGCATTCCCAGCTTATGATTCCCTTGTACAACCTAAGATTAAGGTGACGTTAGAGTCCACGATGCAAGAGCTGATCGGTGGCGAAATTACGCCAGAGAAAGCAGCTGAGCGTATGCAACAAGTACAAGAGGCTGCCAATTCCGGCAAGTAA
- a CDS encoding FAD/NAD(P)-binding oxidoreductase yields MKQHDRYTVAIVGAGSGGISVAARLVRQCKELRGKVVLIDPASHHYYQPLWTLVGAGVVNKQQTERPQQSLIPRGVTWLQEAVYEFYPEERYVLTEKGTQVHYDCLVVAAGIQVNWDQIKGLRQAIGRDGVCSNYAYEHVDSTWKAIQSFKGGNAIFTLPNTPVKCGGAPQKIMYLADDHFRKAGVRDRSDVIFASAGTAIFAVKKYADALQQVIARKSITARYRRDLVEIRKDTKEAVFEHLDTKEQEIIPYDMIHVVPPMSAPDFIKRSLLADEAGWVDVDKFTLQHKRYPTVFALGDCSNLPTSKTGAAIRKQAPVVANNLVSFLAGKPLQGSYDGYTSCPLVTGYNRLVLAEFDYDLEPRETFPFNQAKERYSMYVLKKQMLPFMYWHGMLKGRL; encoded by the coding sequence CTGAAACAACATGATCGTTATACCGTTGCGATAGTCGGTGCAGGGAGTGGAGGAATATCCGTTGCGGCTAGGCTTGTTCGGCAATGTAAGGAGCTGCGTGGAAAAGTCGTGCTTATTGATCCAGCAAGTCATCATTATTATCAACCCCTGTGGACATTGGTGGGGGCAGGTGTCGTTAACAAGCAACAGACGGAGCGGCCGCAGCAATCGCTTATCCCGCGAGGTGTAACTTGGCTGCAAGAAGCCGTGTACGAGTTCTATCCCGAGGAACGCTATGTTTTAACGGAAAAGGGAACACAGGTTCATTATGATTGCTTGGTCGTTGCAGCAGGTATTCAAGTCAATTGGGATCAAATAAAAGGCCTCCGGCAGGCTATCGGTCGGGACGGGGTGTGCAGCAACTATGCTTATGAACATGTGGACAGCACATGGAAAGCGATTCAGTCGTTCAAGGGCGGCAATGCGATATTCACCTTGCCGAACACGCCCGTTAAATGCGGCGGTGCGCCGCAAAAAATTATGTACTTAGCCGATGATCATTTCCGTAAAGCAGGCGTTCGGGATCGGTCAGACGTTATTTTTGCTTCGGCTGGAACGGCTATTTTTGCAGTAAAAAAATATGCGGATGCCTTGCAGCAAGTCATTGCACGGAAAAGCATCACGGCGCGCTACAGGCGCGATTTAGTCGAAATTCGTAAGGATACGAAGGAGGCTGTATTCGAACATCTCGATACGAAGGAACAGGAAATTATCCCGTACGATATGATTCATGTCGTGCCTCCGATGTCGGCACCCGACTTTATTAAACGCAGCCTATTGGCAGATGAGGCTGGCTGGGTTGATGTAGACAAGTTCACGTTACAGCATAAACGGTATCCAACCGTGTTCGCTTTAGGGGATTGCAGCAACTTGCCCACATCGAAGACTGGGGCAGCTATTCGCAAGCAGGCACCTGTTGTGGCCAACAACCTAGTAAGCTTCCTTGCAGGGAAACCGCTGCAAGGAAGCTACGATGGCTACACGTCCTGCCCGCTTGTAACAGGCTATAATCGGCTTGTACTCGCCGAATTCGATTATGACTTGGAGCCACGGGAGACGTTTCCGTTTAACCAAGCCAAAGAAAGATACAGCATGTACGTATTGAAGAAGCAGATGCTGCCCTTTATGTATTGGCATGGAATGCTGAAGGGGCGGCTGTAA
- a CDS encoding MBL fold metallo-hydrolase: protein MFIRSFYNDGLSQLSYLVGCQKTGEAMVVDPIRDVYPYLELAKAEGFTITAVAETHIHADYVSGALELGKAHGATLYLSDEGDENWKYGYVKEVNHRLLKDGDHFQIGNIHVEVWHTPGHTPESLSFLLTDKGGGANEPMGIFTGDFVFVGDVGRPDLLEKAVGLVGTAAVGASQMFASLQKFKQLPEYLQIWPAHGAGSACGKALGAVHSSTIGYEKRFNWALSHTEEEAFIEALLEGQSEPPSYFARMKQINKEGPGLLSSLPELKNWDTAIMMLPYLIENGAIVLDARSASQFAQGHIVGSFNIPYHRSLTNWAGSLLSHERATYLLVDQEHVLPIVRQLRAVGIDQIIGFIHADLLQSTQDYGFTQQTYREVNPQGEDMIADRIAAKEVYVIDVRSEQEWREGHLAEARHIPLGQLTKYLDILPKDKQLLFVCRSGVRSAIATSVLQAHGFSEVSNLCGGLMSWRQAGLPFITE from the coding sequence ATGTTTATACGAAGCTTCTATAACGACGGGTTGTCCCAGCTTTCTTATTTAGTCGGGTGTCAAAAGACGGGGGAAGCAATGGTTGTTGATCCGATCCGCGACGTCTACCCTTATCTTGAATTGGCGAAAGCGGAAGGGTTTACGATTACCGCTGTGGCGGAAACCCATATTCATGCCGACTACGTTTCTGGCGCTTTGGAGCTTGGGAAGGCGCACGGTGCAACCCTTTACTTATCTGATGAGGGTGACGAGAACTGGAAATATGGCTACGTGAAAGAAGTAAACCATCGGTTATTAAAAGATGGCGACCACTTTCAAATCGGCAACATTCATGTTGAGGTGTGGCACACACCGGGACATACGCCGGAAAGCCTCTCTTTTTTGCTGACCGATAAAGGTGGGGGAGCCAACGAGCCTATGGGCATCTTTACGGGCGACTTCGTGTTTGTGGGTGATGTCGGACGCCCTGATTTACTGGAAAAGGCGGTTGGATTAGTAGGCACAGCAGCCGTCGGAGCAAGTCAAATGTTCGCCTCGTTGCAGAAGTTTAAGCAACTGCCTGAATACTTACAAATATGGCCTGCGCATGGTGCGGGGAGCGCCTGTGGCAAGGCTTTGGGCGCCGTGCATTCTTCGACCATCGGCTATGAAAAGCGCTTTAACTGGGCCCTCTCTCATACGGAGGAGGAAGCTTTTATTGAAGCGCTACTTGAGGGGCAGTCTGAGCCACCTAGTTATTTTGCTCGTATGAAGCAAATAAACAAAGAGGGGCCAGGGCTTCTTTCAAGCTTGCCGGAGCTAAAAAACTGGGACACGGCCATTATGATGCTGCCTTACTTAATTGAAAACGGTGCAATCGTGCTTGATGCGCGCTCTGCCAGCCAATTTGCACAGGGTCACATCGTGGGCTCCTTTAATATTCCGTATCATCGCTCCTTAACTAACTGGGCAGGCTCCCTCCTCTCCCATGAGAGGGCCACTTATTTGTTGGTTGATCAAGAACATGTACTTCCTATCGTACGTCAATTACGAGCGGTAGGCATCGATCAAATTATCGGGTTTATCCATGCGGACTTGTTGCAGTCCACGCAAGATTATGGATTTACGCAGCAAACATATCGGGAAGTGAATCCGCAAGGGGAGGACATGATCGCCGATCGAATCGCGGCCAAGGAAGTATACGTGATTGATGTGCGATCGGAGCAGGAGTGGAGGGAAGGTCATCTTGCAGAAGCCCGCCATATTCCCCTTGGGCAGCTGACTAAGTATCTGGACATTCTACCTAAAGATAAGCAGCTGTTGTTCGTCTGCCGTTCAGGCGTACGCTCCGCGATTGCGACAAGTGTATTGCAAGCGCATGGCTTCTCCGAGGTGTCCAACTTATGCGGAGGATTGATGAGTTGGAGACAAGCCGGATTACCTTTCATTACAGAGTAG
- the fumC gene encoding class II fumarate hydratase: protein MEYRLEKDTLGEVKVPAHKLWGAQTQRSFENFNIGTEHMPEQLIRVFAILKKSAALVNEQLGKLDSKKAKAIVAAADEVIEGDWDEHFPLVVWQTGSGTQTNMNVNEVIANRANQLLQQSGDSLSVHPNDDVNKSQSSNDTFPTAMHVAALIAVEDQVLPAIRKLKDTLRQKSEQYEHIIKIGRTHLQDATPLTLGQEISGWHRMLEKSEGMIQASMATLSELAIGGTAVGTGINAHPRFGELVAEQISQETGKPFVSASNKFHALTSHDELVYVHGALKALAADLMKIANDIRWLSSGPRSGLGEISIPANEPGSSIMPGKVNPTQSEALTMVVCQVMGNDAAIGFAASQGNFELNVFKPVIIYNFLQSCRLLADSLVSFNDNCAVGIEPNVDVIKDHLERSLMLVTALNPHIGYENAAAVAKMAHKEGLTLREAALKSNLLTEEQFDQVVRPELMIHPKA from the coding sequence ATGGAGTACAGATTGGAAAAAGATACGTTAGGCGAAGTGAAGGTGCCGGCACATAAACTGTGGGGAGCGCAAACACAGCGCAGCTTCGAGAACTTTAATATCGGCACGGAGCACATGCCAGAGCAGCTTATTCGCGTGTTCGCGATTCTTAAAAAGAGCGCGGCTTTAGTGAATGAGCAACTAGGCAAGCTCGACAGCAAGAAGGCGAAAGCGATTGTTGCGGCGGCTGATGAGGTCATTGAAGGTGATTGGGACGAGCATTTCCCGCTCGTCGTATGGCAGACAGGCAGCGGTACACAGACGAACATGAACGTAAACGAAGTCATTGCTAACCGAGCCAATCAATTGTTGCAACAGAGCGGCGATTCGCTTAGTGTGCACCCGAATGATGACGTCAATAAGTCGCAAAGTTCGAACGACACGTTCCCGACGGCTATGCATGTAGCTGCACTGATCGCGGTTGAAGATCAGGTGCTACCTGCTATTCGCAAACTAAAGGACACGTTGCGTCAAAAGAGCGAGCAATACGAGCACATTATTAAGATAGGCCGCACTCATTTGCAGGACGCTACACCGCTAACGCTAGGCCAAGAGATTAGCGGCTGGCATCGTATGCTGGAGAAGAGTGAAGGCATGATTCAGGCCAGCATGGCAACGTTAAGCGAGCTGGCGATTGGCGGCACAGCTGTCGGCACGGGCATTAATGCTCATCCGCGCTTTGGCGAGCTGGTGGCGGAGCAGATTAGCCAAGAGACAGGCAAGCCATTCGTATCGGCGAGCAATAAATTTCACGCCTTAACGAGCCATGATGAGCTTGTGTACGTGCACGGCGCCTTAAAAGCGTTGGCGGCTGATCTGATGAAGATCGCCAACGATATTAGATGGCTTTCCAGTGGGCCGCGCAGCGGACTGGGCGAAATCTCGATTCCTGCCAATGAACCAGGCAGCTCTATTATGCCAGGTAAAGTGAATCCAACGCAGAGCGAAGCGTTGACGATGGTCGTGTGCCAAGTGATGGGCAACGACGCCGCAATTGGATTTGCGGCGAGCCAAGGTAACTTTGAATTGAACGTGTTTAAGCCCGTTATTATATATAACTTCTTGCAATCATGCAGGTTGTTAGCCGACTCACTTGTGTCATTCAATGACAACTGTGCGGTCGGTATTGAGCCGAATGTCGACGTCATTAAAGACCATCTTGAACGGTCGCTGATGCTCGTTACGGCATTAAATCCACATATCGGCTACGAAAATGCAGCAGCTGTAGCCAAAATGGCGCACAAAGAAGGATTGACTCTGCGGGAAGCAGCATTAAAATCCAATTTGCTGACAGAGGAGCAGTTTGACCAAGTCGTACGGCCTGAACTGATGATCCATCCTAAAGCGTAA
- a CDS encoding MerR family transcriptional regulator yields MYTIGKVSKETNISIRTLHYYDEIGLLNPSVNKVGHRIYVTDDMMRLQHITALKKLGFKLAQIKELLGEQGELSAEQRWKDALDMQTDAVYQEIEKLRQLQKLLHVTRHAVEMTGEVRAEDIFRFIKALHVDPEERAIFREQNFTTEEREIIEQLPDLLDNDERSRRWAKLLREARVLMDEFNEPPDSPRAQQFAETIVNFAMEVFQDNEELADKYWEIVRPQPGESEKVYGLSSDVMVYMDRLVNVWLQHNPQEAGRKGSGLRIIDHDSNGRDDTNG; encoded by the coding sequence GTGTATACCATCGGAAAAGTGTCTAAAGAAACGAACATTTCGATCCGAACTTTGCACTACTATGATGAAATTGGTTTGCTAAATCCGTCCGTAAATAAGGTCGGCCATCGCATTTACGTTACAGACGATATGATGAGGCTTCAGCATATTACAGCCCTTAAAAAGCTAGGGTTTAAGCTGGCGCAAATTAAAGAGCTGTTGGGCGAGCAAGGAGAGCTTTCGGCAGAGCAGCGGTGGAAAGATGCGCTGGATATGCAAACAGACGCTGTATATCAGGAGATAGAGAAGCTTCGCCAGTTGCAAAAGCTACTGCATGTCACGAGGCACGCGGTGGAGATGACAGGTGAAGTACGGGCAGAGGACATATTTAGGTTTATTAAAGCGCTCCATGTAGACCCAGAAGAGCGAGCAATCTTTCGCGAGCAGAACTTTACAACAGAAGAGCGAGAAATCATCGAGCAGCTTCCAGATCTGCTAGACAATGATGAGCGTTCCCGAAGATGGGCCAAATTGTTGCGTGAAGCTCGCGTGCTCATGGATGAATTTAATGAACCGCCAGACTCACCGCGTGCGCAGCAATTCGCAGAGACGATTGTAAATTTTGCAATGGAAGTATTTCAAGATAACGAGGAACTTGCCGATAAGTATTGGGAAATAGTACGTCCTCAGCCTGGGGAGTCGGAGAAAGTGTATGGATTAAGCTCTGATGTGATGGTGTACATGGATCGACTTGTTAACGTGTGGCTGCAACACAATCCGCAAGAGGCTGGGCGTAAAGGCTCTGGGTTGCGAATAATTGACCATGATTCAAATGGAAGGGATGATACAAATGGATAA
- a CDS encoding DMT family transporter: MDKSKRKMSPSTAWLLLVVAGLLEIVWASGFKYEQVPQIVVLIALIASFNLLISTAQVLPIGTVYAVFAGFGTIGTVVVDVAMGEQEISLLKIAIIVFLLVCIVGLKLTGTDSKTGNERKGSGV; the protein is encoded by the coding sequence ATGGATAAAAGTAAACGGAAAATGAGTCCAAGCACAGCGTGGCTGCTACTCGTCGTAGCAGGATTGCTGGAGATTGTATGGGCCTCAGGTTTCAAATATGAACAAGTGCCGCAAATTGTAGTTCTCATCGCCTTAATAGCCAGCTTTAATCTGCTTATTTCGACCGCACAAGTTCTTCCGATCGGTACGGTGTATGCTGTGTTTGCAGGCTTTGGCACGATTGGTACCGTTGTGGTGGATGTGGCGATGGGCGAGCAAGAAATAAGTTTATTAAAAATTGCGATTATCGTCTTTTTGCTAGTATGTATCGTAGGGTTGAAGCTAACAGGGACTGATAGTAAGACTGGTAATGAGCGCAAAGGAAGTGGAGTCTAA
- a CDS encoding DMT family transporter, whose amino-acid sequence MAWLYLIVAGLFEIVGVIGIKRTAQHNSWLNNAILFGGFFISFKFLLAAMETIPLSTAYAVWTGIGTVGSALVGIMFYKEPKGIMRIMCVFGIIAAVISLKLVS is encoded by the coding sequence ATGGCGTGGCTATATTTGATCGTTGCGGGCTTGTTTGAGATTGTAGGCGTTATCGGAATTAAGCGAACTGCACAACATAACAGTTGGCTGAACAATGCCATTTTGTTCGGTGGATTTTTTATAAGTTTTAAATTTCTATTGGCGGCTATGGAAACGATCCCACTCTCTACGGCTTATGCGGTCTGGACAGGAATCGGTACGGTTGGCTCGGCTCTTGTAGGCATCATGTTCTACAAAGAACCTAAAGGCATCATGCGAATCATGTGTGTGTTTGGCATTATCGCGGCTGTCATTAGCTTGAAGCTCGTTAGTTAG